From a single Ischnura elegans chromosome 7, ioIscEleg1.1, whole genome shotgun sequence genomic region:
- the LOC124162572 gene encoding uncharacterized protein LOC124162572 has translation MEKIWLSVDDLGEIGALRYQVNVWRGRRELPEEVRPNIIGKQAKTSPSRRLTSWLNSGFCFLQRGEYETNEENVAVALRSCLNNTARKIYSSCPELTVHRKDQHSGDRHLVWVQRFAPSAVGIKKHTKKTEEILPHQLSLYIISQLYHYGHVSMTLRENVIHHVRNLQMKKKNNRKKCQHLSRKIHRKDRLCGYLCLGWVRRFVSAAVEKMKQTKTQQKRSQLLCHLIIFQRCLFDPVLRTVPAHFIHHARNLQAHLELAEELYSEDPGNFEWR, from the exons ATGGAAAAGATTTGGC TTTCCGTCGACGACTTGGGAGAAATTGGTGCACTTCGATACCAAGTCAACGTTTGGC GTGGAAGGAGGGAACTACCAGAAGAAGTGCGACCAAATATCATTGGAAA ACAAGCGAAAACATCACCTTCGAGGAGGCTGACATCTTGGTTGAATTCGGGGTTTTGTTTCCTCCAAAGAGGAGAATATGAAACAAACGAAGAAAACGTGGCAG TGGCACTGCGGTCCTGTCTCAACAACACTgcgagaaaaatttattcatcatgCCCGGAACTTACTG TGCACCGAAAAGATCAACACTCAGGGGACCGACATCTGGTTTGGGTCCAGCGTTTTGCTCCTTCCGCCGTGGGGATAAAGAAACACACGAAGAAAACCGAGGAAATACTACCTCATCAACTGTCTCTCTACATAATTTCCCAACTT TACCACTACGGTCATGTCTCAATGACACTCCGAGAAAATGTTATTCATCATGTCCGGAACTTGCAG atgaaaaaaaagaacaaccGAAAGAAGTGCCAACATTTGTCAAGAAAAA TACACCGAAAAGATCGACTTTGCGGGTACTTATGTCTAGGTTGGGTTCGGCGTTTTGTTTCTGCTGCCGTGGAGAAAATGAAACAGACGAAGACCCAGCAGAAACGATCTCAACTACTCTGTCACCTAATCATTTTCCAACGA TGCCTCTTCGATCCTGTCTTAAGAACAGTTCCAGCACATTTTATTCATCATGCCCGGAATTTACAG GCACATTTGGAATTGGCAGAGGAACTGTATTCTGAAGATCCAGGGAACTTTGAATGGAGGTGA